A genomic region of Gemmatimonadota bacterium contains the following coding sequences:
- a CDS encoding PadR family transcriptional regulator, with translation MNPSDFEQQVLLAVWRLGDGAYGASVCDELEVRTARSVAQGAIYVTLVRLEKKGFLRSRLADPAPVRGGKSKRYFEITPEGMTGVKAARDEMDRLWEGLPTTAEH, from the coding sequence ATGAACCCAAGCGACTTCGAGCAGCAGGTCCTACTGGCGGTGTGGCGGCTGGGCGACGGTGCGTACGGTGCTTCGGTATGTGACGAACTGGAGGTGCGCACCGCTCGGTCGGTAGCACAGGGCGCCATCTACGTGACGCTGGTCCGGTTGGAAAAGAAGGGCTTTCTTCGCTCGCGCCTGGCCGACCCCGCGCCGGTGCGCGGAGGAAAGTCGAAGCGGTACTTCGAGATCACGCCTGAGGGAATGACCGGCGTGAAGGCGGCTCGAGACGAGATGGATCGCCTCTGGGAAGGCCTACCGACGACGGCGGAGCATTGA
- the cyoE gene encoding protoheme IX farnesyltransferase: protein MDQATTEITTASTSRARAFYELTKPGIAGYVMITAGASAFVGSGGSLALLPAIHTILGTGIATAGALSLNQYVEREYDAIMVRTRGRPLPSKRLEPTEAFLFGTALLFGGLIYLAIAVGALPAAIAAASALVYHAVYTPLKTRSFAATLAGAVPGALPMLIGWTAATGAIDRGGLALFAIGYLWQLPHVLGLAWMLRKDYARVGFKLIPGGGAKVIGFHMVLATGLLLPVSWIPTYLGYTGMIYAVAATALGAAFMFTAISAARDLTDARARKVFFASLLYHPLLLAFMLVDTVRV from the coding sequence ATGGACCAAGCGACGACCGAGATTACGACCGCCAGCACTTCCCGTGCGCGGGCTTTCTACGAGCTGACCAAGCCCGGCATCGCCGGGTACGTGATGATCACAGCTGGCGCAAGCGCCTTCGTGGGCTCCGGAGGGTCCCTCGCGTTGCTTCCCGCGATTCACACAATACTCGGTACCGGTATCGCCACCGCGGGTGCACTCTCGCTGAACCAGTACGTCGAGCGCGAATACGACGCGATCATGGTGCGCACTCGCGGACGGCCGCTTCCCTCGAAGCGTCTCGAGCCGACCGAGGCTTTCCTCTTCGGTACAGCGCTACTCTTCGGTGGCTTGATCTACTTGGCGATCGCCGTTGGTGCCCTTCCGGCGGCGATCGCGGCCGCAAGCGCGTTGGTCTATCACGCCGTCTATACGCCGCTCAAGACACGATCGTTCGCGGCCACGCTCGCGGGAGCGGTTCCTGGCGCCTTGCCCATGCTGATCGGCTGGACCGCCGCAACCGGTGCGATCGATCGCGGCGGCCTGGCGCTGTTCGCCATCGGATACCTTTGGCAGCTGCCCCACGTGCTCGGCCTGGCTTGGATGCTCAGGAAAGACTACGCGCGCGTCGGTTTCAAGCTGATCCCGGGCGGAGGGGCCAAGGTCATCGGATTCCACATGGTGCTGGCGACAGGACTGCTGCTGCCCGTGAGCTGGATTCCGACCTACCTCGGCTATACCGGCATGATCTACGCGGTGGCAGCGACCGCGCTCGGCGCCGCATTCATGTTCACCGCAATCAGCGCTGCCAGGGACCTGACCGATGCCCGTGCCCGAAAAGTCTTCTTCGCCTCCCTGCTGTATCACCCGCTGCTGTTGGCCTTCATGCTCGTCGACACCGTTCGCGTTTAG